The Sporosarcina sp. Te-1 DNA window CCTAATACACAGGATACCCAGAAAATTGGTTGGGCAAACTCAGCCACAATGGTAGATCTAGTAGATTACAAGATAGTATACTATACTATTTAAAAGGTTTTGATAATGGGGGCTTTGTATGGAAATCATTGAAATTCCATTTACGAAAATGCATGGACTTGGAAACAGTTATATTTATGTAGATGCATTCCAAAATGTATTGAAGGAGGAATGGCTGGCCCCATTGGCAAGAGCCATTTCAAATCAAAATACAGGTATAGGCTCGGACGGATTAATTCTGATCCATCCGAGTGATAAGGCGGAAGTCGGTATGCGTATTTTCAACAAGGATGGTTCTGAAGGGCAAAGTTGTGGAAATGGATTGCGCTGCGTCGCCGCGTATGCAGTGAAGCAAGGGATTGTTTCGACACCAAGGTGCCGCATCGAAACGAAGGCTGGGTTAACCCAGGCGAAAGTATTTCAAAGTAGCGGCGACGTAAGTACCGTGAAAATAGATATGGGTCTGCCATTGTTAAACCGGCGAAGCATTCCGATGCTTGGAGAAGACGATGCTTCCGTTATCTCTGAATCGTTCCCAATCGGCCCACATACATTGGAAGTGACAGCTCTCTTCTTGGGCAATCCACATGCAGTGTTTTTTGTTGACGACATTAATTGCGCCCCTTTGCAGGAAGTTGGATCCATTGTAACGAACGATCTTCGATTTCCGGAACGGGTGAATGTAGAATTTGTAGAAATTATCAATTCAAAGGAATTAAATTTCAGGGTGTGGGAAAGGGGGTCTGGCATCACGGAAGCCTGCGGGACAGGTGCTTGTGCTGCCGTGGTCGCTTCTATCTTAAATGGCTTTGTCTTACCGGATCATGAGATTACTGTCCATTTAAGCGGAGGGGATTTGACCATCCGCTGGGCGGCAAATGGTCATGTGTGGATGATGGGACCAGCTGAATTTACAGCTAAGGGTATTTTTTATTGGAAAGTGTAGATAAAAACGGATTTTTAAAAGATGAAATAGAATAGAAGGAGGGGACGTGAGATGAAATGGAAGGCGTATCGGTTTCCGTTGCTCTTATTAGCTTCGATCGTTGTCGGCTCGGTGATCGGTTTGATTTTTGGAGAGAAAGCAAATGTGCTCAAGCCGTTCGGTGAGATATTTTTGAATTTATTATTCATGGTCGTCGTTCCGCTTGTCTTTTTCTCGATCACCTCTGCAGTTGCCAATATGGATAGTATGAAG harbors:
- the dapF gene encoding diaminopimelate epimerase, translated to MIEIPFTKMHGLGNSYIYVDAFQNVLKEEWLAPLARAISNQNTGIGSDGLILIHPSDKAEVGMRIFNKDGSEGQSCGNGLRCVAAYAVKQGIVSTPRCRIETKAGLTQAKVFQSSGDVSTVKIDMGLPLLNRRSIPMLGEDDASVISESFPIGPHTLEVTALFLGNPHAVFFVDDINCAPLQEVGSIVTNDLRFPERVNVEFVEIINSKELNFRVWERGSGITEACGTGACAAVVASILNGFVLPDHEITVHLSGGDLTIRWAANGHVWMMGPAEFTAKGIFYWKV